A genomic stretch from Patescibacteria group bacterium includes:
- a CDS encoding UDP-N-acetylglucosamine 1-carboxyvinyltransferase produces MGDNSLGSLKIVGGNPLRGTVVPIPNKNSIVVALPASILTDETVIYNNVPQSTDVQKILEMIVLLGGEFTWTSANSVSVCCKNLKSYKVDFALGNLIRASILFAGPLLVRFGVAEIPVPGGCVLGKRSIASHVDVFNKLGIVTEFFDGFVRFTLPKKITSCSIWQNEASVTATENFAMLVAGLSGNTISLTDAACEPHVVDLLKLLSDMGASITGAGSNIITVSGKKLKGATFVAGPDFVDIGGFIVASALTHGNITIRGGNVPEITGGMVNWFRKFGIKIVESGQDLVVDGNCELKIDQINSGFPLAGEDLLKFAPRPWPGFPVDVLPPVVTLACKTNGKLLINNWMYETGLEFCKDLNLIGANIQMIDSQKIIVNGPVTFKGGEVTPPGIIQAVKALFLASLADPVTTVVHNADILKRRYPDIVAGYTSLGANISPV; encoded by the coding sequence ATGGGTGATAACTCGTTGGGTTCATTGAAGATTGTTGGAGGAAATCCTCTGCGAGGTACTGTTGTTCCTATTCCAAATAAAAATTCCATCGTTGTTGCCCTTCCCGCCTCGATTTTAACTGATGAGACTGTTATCTATAACAATGTGCCACAATCAACCGATGTTCAAAAAATTTTGGAAATGATAGTTCTTTTGGGCGGTGAATTCACTTGGACAAGCGCCAACTCGGTTTCGGTTTGTTGCAAGAATTTAAAATCATATAAAGTCGATTTTGCTTTGGGAAATCTAATTAGAGCTTCGATTCTTTTCGCGGGACCGCTTCTTGTGCGTTTTGGTGTTGCCGAAATACCAGTCCCTGGTGGTTGTGTGCTTGGAAAAAGATCCATCGCTTCTCATGTTGATGTTTTTAATAAATTAGGAATTGTCACCGAGTTTTTTGACGGGTTTGTAAGGTTTACCCTGCCCAAAAAAATTACCTCCTGTTCCATTTGGCAAAACGAAGCCAGCGTTACAGCAACCGAAAATTTTGCTATGCTGGTTGCTGGTCTTAGCGGTAATACAATTTCACTTACTGATGCGGCTTGTGAACCTCATGTAGTTGATCTGTTAAAACTGTTATCGGATATGGGAGCGAGTATAACTGGCGCGGGTTCTAACATTATCACCGTATCGGGTAAAAAACTAAAAGGTGCCACATTTGTTGCGGGACCCGATTTTGTAGATATTGGAGGCTTTATTGTAGCTAGCGCTTTAACTCACGGAAATATTACGATCAGAGGTGGTAATGTTCCAGAAATAACGGGTGGAATGGTAAATTGGTTTAGGAAATTTGGGATTAAGATAGTAGAAAGCGGTCAAGACCTTGTAGTGGATGGGAATTGTGAACTTAAAATAGATCAGATTAATTCGGGGTTTCCTCTGGCTGGAGAAGATTTACTCAAATTTGCCCCTCGCCCCTGGCCAGGGTTTCCCGTTGATGTTCTGCCTCCGGTTGTAACGCTAGCTTGCAAAACAAACGGGAAACTTTTAATTAATAATTGGATGTATGAGACAGGGTTGGAGTTTTGTAAGGACCTAAACTTAATTGGAGCTAATATCCAAATGATTGATTCGCAAAAGATTATTGTTAATGGTCCTGTGACATTTAAAGGTGGGGAGGTTACTCCCCCGGGAATTATTCAAGCAGTCAAAGCTTTGTTCCTAGCATCTCTTGCCGATCCTGTTACAACTGTGGTACACAATGCTGACATCTTAAAGCGCCGATATCCTGATATAGTAGCAGGTTACACCTCCCTTGGAGCAAATATCAGTCCCGTTTAG
- a CDS encoding NYN domain-containing protein gives MQKAKRSFKAPIVYAFIDSQNLNLGVRSLGWKLDFNKFYIYLKDKYNISKAFLFIGYLDSNKNLYSNLEKWGYSLVFKPAIRFNRKSIKGNVDAELVLHSAKIQYPKYNLAIIVSGDGDFFCLHEELEKDKKLFKVIVPSRKSESSLIKRFRDYKLYVEDIKPKVELIGK, from the coding sequence ATGCAAAAAGCCAAAAGAAGTTTCAAAGCACCAATTGTCTACGCTTTCATAGATAGTCAAAATCTCAATTTAGGTGTTAGATCTTTAGGTTGGAAATTAGATTTTAATAAATTCTATATTTATCTAAAAGATAAGTACAATATCTCTAAAGCCTTTTTATTTATTGGATACTTGGATTCAAATAAAAACCTCTATAGCAATTTAGAAAAGTGGGGATACAGTTTGGTTTTTAAACCTGCAATACGATTTAATCGTAAAAGTATTAAAGGTAATGTAGATGCGGAGTTGGTTCTGCATTCCGCAAAAATTCAGTATCCAAAATATAATTTGGCAATAATTGTTTCTGGTGACGGTGATTTCTTTTGCCTACATGAAGAATTGGAAAAAGATAAAAAGCTTTTTAAAGTAATAGTTCCAAGTAGAAAATCGGAGTCGTCTTTAATAAAGAGATTTAGAGATTACAAGCTTTATGTCGAAGATATTAAGCCAAAGGTTGAGTTAATTGGGAAATAA
- a CDS encoding FAD-binding protein: MIKHLPQIDKNVSLASFTSLKVGGLAENFAVAKNQDELVALYLWAKQKEISVFVLGGGTNVLISDDGIRGLVIKNEARGFVVGDKINSQTVTKRKKRNQQTHWRKGLLNWDDLSISQSTEGVAIEVQSGHRLPLLLSQTLQNKITGLELFAGIPGTVGGAVWNNIHGADWFIGDFLESVKILNAEGSIINIPREQLELEYNDSFFHRNNYLILSAKLNLFLGDIKTAQMTASEWIKRKIVQPKNSAGSTFSNLTEEQKQTAGLDNLSAGFVIDKILNLRGYTVGGAKVSESHANFIETKEGATAKDVLTIINYIKKLAQERLGVDLKEEIVLVGEF, translated from the coding sequence GTGATTAAACATCTTCCGCAAATTGACAAAAATGTTTCGCTTGCTTCGTTTACTTCGCTTAAAGTTGGAGGACTAGCGGAGAATTTTGCCGTTGCCAAAAATCAAGATGAGCTTGTGGCTTTGTATCTTTGGGCTAAACAAAAAGAGATTTCAGTTTTCGTCTTGGGTGGAGGAACAAATGTTTTAATCTCTGATGACGGAATAAGAGGATTAGTAATTAAAAACGAAGCTAGAGGTTTTGTAGTTGGTGACAAAATCAACTCTCAAACTGTAACTAAACGCAAAAAACGCAATCAGCAAACCCACTGGCGTAAAGGTCTTTTAAATTGGGACGATTTATCAATTTCACAATCAACCGAGGGGGTTGCAATTGAGGTTCAATCAGGTCATCGGCTTCCTTTATTACTATCTCAAACACTACAAAACAAAATTACCGGATTGGAGCTTTTTGCCGGAATTCCAGGAACTGTAGGCGGTGCGGTGTGGAATAATATCCATGGAGCGGATTGGTTCATTGGCGATTTTTTGGAGTCGGTTAAAATACTCAACGCTGAAGGTAGTATCATCAACATCCCGCGGGAACAATTAGAACTGGAGTACAACGATTCGTTTTTTCACCGAAATAATTATTTAATCTTGTCGGCAAAGTTAAATTTATTTCTCGGAGATATCAAAACCGCACAAATGACAGCAAGTGAGTGGATAAAGCGCAAAATTGTGCAACCTAAAAACTCCGCAGGATCCACATTTAGCAACTTAACCGAAGAGCAAAAGCAAACAGCTGGTTTGGACAATCTCTCCGCGGGTTTTGTGATTGATAAAATTCTCAATTTACGAGGTTACACAGTAGGCGGAGCAAAAGTCTCCGAATCTCATGCCAATTTTATAGAAACTAAAGAGGGCGCAACAGCAAAAGATGTGCTGACGATCATCAACTATATTAAAAAATTGGCTCAAGAGAGGTTGGGTGTGGATTTAAAAGAGGAGATTGTGTTGGTTGGAGAATTTTGA